The following proteins are co-located in the Escherichia fergusonii ATCC 35469 genome:
- the glsB gene encoding glutaminase B: MAVAMDNFVLESILRQVRPLIGKGKVADYIPALATVDGNRLGMAICTVDGQCYQAGDAEERFSIQSISKVLSLVVAMRHYSEEEIWQRVGKDPSGSPFNSLVQLEMEQGIPRNPFINAGALVVCDMLQGRLSAPRQRMLEVVRGLSGVADIAYDGVVARSEFEHSARNAAIAWLMKSFGNFHHDVGTVLQNYFHYCALKMSCVELARTFVFLANQGKAIHIDEPIVTPMQARQINALMATSGMYQNAGEFAWRVGLPAKSGVGGGIVAIIPHEMAIAVWSPELDHAGNSLAGIAALEQLTQRLGRSVY, encoded by the coding sequence GTGGCAGTTGCCATGGATAATTTCGTTTTAGAGTCTATTTTGCGTCAGGTGCGTCCACTTATTGGTAAGGGGAAAGTTGCCGACTACATTCCGGCGTTAGCTACAGTTGACGGTAACCGTCTGGGAATGGCGATTTGTACTGTTGATGGGCAATGTTATCAGGCCGGGGATGCTGAAGAGCGTTTCTCTATTCAGTCGATCTCCAAGGTGCTCAGTCTGGTAGTGGCGATGCGGCACTACAGTGAGGAGGAGATTTGGCAGCGAGTGGGTAAAGATCCCTCCGGTTCGCCGTTTAACTCGCTGGTACAACTGGAGATGGAGCAGGGTATCCCACGCAACCCCTTTATCAATGCCGGGGCTCTGGTTGTATGCGATATGCTGCAAGGTCGTCTTAGTGCGCCGCGTCAGCGAATGCTGGAAGTTGTTCGCGGGCTTAGCGGTGTAGCGGATATCGCCTATGACGGGGTGGTGGCGCGTTCTGAATTTGAACACTCGGCGCGTAATGCGGCTATTGCCTGGCTGATGAAATCCTTTGGCAATTTCCATCATGATGTCGGTACTGTTCTGCAAAACTATTTTCACTACTGCGCACTGAAAATGAGTTGTGTGGAGCTTGCTCGCACTTTTGTTTTTCTGGCTAATCAGGGTAAGGCTATTCATATTGATGAACCAATAGTCACGCCAATGCAGGCGCGGCAAATTAATGCTCTGATGGCGACCAGTGGCATGTATCAAAATGCCGGAGAGTTTGCCTGGCGCGTCGGTTTGCCTGCTAAGTCGGGTGTTGGCGGCGGAATTGTGGCGATTATTCCCCATGAAATGGCAATTGCTGTCTGGAGCCCGGAGCTTGATCACGCGGGTAATTCACTGGCAGGTATTGCTGCGCTTGAACAGTTAACACAAAGGCTGGGGCGTTCGGTGTACTGA
- a CDS encoding DUF4186 domain-containing protein, giving the protein MNSFDPLFKRLSRSTFRSRFRLGEKERQYCWQKGAPVIDQHAADFVAKRLAPALPANDGKQTPMRGHPVFIAQHATATCCRGCLEKWHNIPQGQPLSEAQQQYIVAVIHHWLVIQMNR; this is encoded by the coding sequence ATGAATTCGTTTGATCCACTGTTTAAACGTTTATCCCGCTCTACATTTCGTTCTCGTTTTCGCCTTGGCGAGAAAGAGCGGCAATACTGTTGGCAGAAAGGTGCGCCGGTTATCGATCAACACGCTGCTGATTTTGTTGCTAAACGACTGGCTCCGGCACTACCGGCAAACGATGGTAAGCAGACCCCCATGCGTGGTCATCCGGTATTTATTGCGCAACATGCGACGGCGACCTGTTGTCGTGGTTGTCTGGAGAAATGGCATAACATTCCTCAGGGGCAACCGCTGAGTGAAGCACAGCAGCAATACATTGTTGCGGTTATTCATCACTGGTTGGTAATTCAGATGAATCGCTAA
- the sad gene encoding succinate-semialdehyde dehydrogenase codes for MSTQAISVNPANGQKIATMPWATADELEHALSQAAAGFAEWKQTTVSYRAQKLRDTGAALRSRSEEMAQMIALEMGKPIKQARGEVAKSAALCDWYAEHGPAMLEPESTLVENNQAIIAYRPLGTILAIMPWNFPLWQVLRGAVPILLAGNGYLLKHAPNVTGCAHIIAQVFADAGIPAGVYGWVNADNDGVSQMINDPRIAAVTVTGSVRAGAAIGAQAGAALKKCVLELGGSDPFIVLNDADLDLAVKAAVAGRYQNTGQVCAAAKRFIVEEGIASAFTERFVAAVKALKMGDPLDEENDLGPMARFDLRDELHHQVQRSLAEGAQLLLGGEKLSGEGNYYCPTVLAGVTPEMTAFREELFGPVAAITVAKNAQHAIELANDSDFGLSATVFTSDEVLAAKMAARLECGGVFINGYSASDARVAFGGVKKSGYGRELSHFGLHEFCNVQTVWKDRL; via the coding sequence ATGAGCACACAGGCAATTTCAGTAAATCCGGCCAATGGCCAGAAAATCGCAACCATGCCATGGGCAACAGCAGATGAACTTGAGCACGCACTGAGCCAGGCTGCTGCAGGCTTCGCTGAATGGAAACAAACTACGGTCAGCTATCGGGCGCAAAAATTACGCGATACAGGTGCTGCTCTTCGTAGCCGCAGTGAAGAGATGGCGCAAATGATCGCCCTGGAAATGGGCAAGCCAATCAAACAGGCCCGTGGAGAAGTGGCAAAATCGGCAGCGCTTTGTGACTGGTATGCAGAGCATGGTCCGGCAATGTTAGAACCTGAATCTACACTGGTGGAAAACAACCAGGCGATTATTGCTTATCGTCCGTTAGGTACCATCCTTGCCATTATGCCGTGGAACTTCCCCTTATGGCAGGTGCTGCGAGGTGCCGTTCCAATCCTGCTGGCAGGTAATGGTTATTTACTGAAACATGCACCGAATGTGACCGGTTGCGCACATATTATTGCTCAGGTTTTTGCTGATGCAGGAATTCCTGCTGGCGTGTATGGCTGGGTGAATGCTGATAACGACGGCGTCAGCCAGATGATTAATGATCCGCGTATTGCCGCTGTCACTGTCACGGGTAGCGTTCGGGCCGGAGCAGCAATTGGTGCTCAGGCAGGGGCAGCCCTGAAAAAATGCGTTCTGGAGCTGGGCGGTTCAGATCCCTTTATTGTCCTTAATGATGCGGATCTTGATCTGGCGGTTAAAGCTGCTGTCGCCGGACGTTATCAGAATACCGGACAGGTTTGTGCAGCGGCGAAACGCTTTATTGTTGAAGAAGGCATCGCCAGTGCATTTACTGAGCGTTTTGTGGCTGCAGTAAAAGCACTCAAAATGGGCGATCCGCTGGATGAAGAGAATGATCTCGGCCCAATGGCGCGTTTTGATCTGCGTGATGAACTTCATCACCAGGTTCAACGTTCTCTGGCCGAAGGGGCGCAATTATTGCTGGGTGGGGAGAAGCTGTCAGGAGAAGGCAACTACTATTGCCCGACAGTACTGGCAGGTGTTACCCCTGAAATGACAGCGTTTCGCGAAGAACTGTTTGGCCCGGTAGCTGCCATAACTGTAGCGAAGAATGCGCAACATGCTATTGAACTGGCAAATGATAGCGACTTTGGCCTTTCAGCCACTGTCTTTACCAGTGATGAAGTTCTTGCCGCGAAAATGGCAGCCCGGCTGGAGTGTGGAGGGGTGTTTATCAATGGCTATAGCGCCAGTGATGCCCGGGTAGCCTTTGGTGGTGTGAAGAAAAGTGGCTATGGTCGCGAACTTTCTCATTTTGGTCTGCATGAATTCTGTAATGTGCAGACCGTGTGGAAAGATCGTCTGTGA
- the ptrR gene encoding putrescine utilization regulator PtrR, which translates to MDLTQLEMFNAVAETGSITQAAAKVHRVPSNLTTRIRQLEADLGVELFIRENQRLRLSPAGHNFLRYSQQILALVDEARMVVAGDEPQGLFSLGALESTAAVRIPAVLARFNQRYPKIQFSLSTGPSGTMLEGVLEGRLNAAFVDGPITHPGLEGIPVYEEEMMIVAPHGHEPIYRASEVNGCNIYAFRANCSYRRHFESWFHADNAMPGTIHEMESYHGMLACAIAGAGIALIPRTMLESMPGHHQVEAWPLAENWRWLTTWLVWRRGAKTRQLEAFIALLNAEKRD; encoded by the coding sequence ATGGATCTTACCCAACTGGAGATGTTTAACGCGGTTGCAGAAACGGGCAGCATTACCCAGGCTGCGGCAAAGGTGCATCGTGTTCCGTCCAATCTCACTACTCGTATCCGCCAGCTGGAAGCTGATCTGGGCGTTGAGCTGTTTATTCGTGAGAATCAGCGGCTGCGACTTTCGCCTGCCGGACATAATTTTTTGCGCTACAGCCAACAAATTTTGGCGCTGGTGGATGAGGCCAGAATGGTGGTTGCGGGCGATGAACCGCAAGGTCTGTTTTCATTAGGCGCTCTGGAAAGTACAGCTGCCGTACGTATCCCCGCAGTGCTGGCGCGGTTTAATCAGCGTTATCCGAAGATTCAGTTCTCACTATCAACCGGCCCTTCCGGCACCATGTTGGAAGGCGTGCTTGAAGGCAGACTGAATGCTGCTTTTGTTGATGGACCAATTACTCATCCGGGTCTTGAGGGTATTCCGGTGTATGAGGAAGAGATGATGATCGTGGCACCTCACGGACATGAACCGATATACCGTGCCAGCGAGGTAAATGGCTGCAATATTTACGCTTTTCGCGCTAACTGTTCTTATCGTCGCCATTTTGAAAGCTGGTTTCATGCTGATAACGCCATGCCCGGTACAATTCACGAAATGGAGTCGTATCACGGGATGTTAGCCTGTGCCATTGCAGGTGCGGGTATTGCGTTAATTCCTCGTACTATGCTGGAAAGTATGCCAGGGCATCATCAGGTAGAAGCCTGGCCATTGGCTGAAAACTGGCGCTGGCTAACCACATGGCTGGTCTGGCGTCGCGGCGCGAAGACACGACAGCTGGAGGCGTTTATCGCGTTACTGAATGCTGAAAAGAGAGATTAA
- the uxaB gene encoding tagaturonate reductase: MKTLNRRDFPGAQYPERIIQFGEGNFLRAFVDWQIDLLNEHTDLNSGVVVVRPIETSFPPSLSTQDGLYTTIIRGLNEKGEAVSDARLIRSVNREISVYSEYDEFLKLAHNPEMRFVFSNTTEAGISYHAGDKFDDAPAVSYPAKLTRLLFERFSHFNGAQDKGWIIIPCELIDYNGDALRELVLRYAQEWALPEAFIQWLDQANSFCSTLVDRIVTGYPRDEVTKLEEELGYHDGFLDTAEHFYLFVIQGPKSLATELRLDKYPLNVLIVDDIKPYKERKVAILNGAHTALVPVAFQAGLDTVGEAMNDAEICAFVEKAIYEEIIPVLDLPREELESFASAVTGRFRNPYIKHQLLSIALNGMTKFRTRILPQLLAGQKANGTLPARLTFALAALIAFYRGERNGETYPVQDDAHWLERYQQLWSQHRDGVIGTQELVAIVLAEKDHWEQDLTQVPGLVELVANDLDAILEKGMREAVRPLC; encoded by the coding sequence GTGAAAACACTAAATCGTCGCGATTTTCCCGGTGCACAGTATCCAGAACGTATCATTCAGTTTGGTGAAGGTAACTTCCTGCGTGCCTTTGTTGACTGGCAAATCGATCTCCTGAATGAGCACACCGATCTGAATTCTGGCGTGGTCGTTGTTCGTCCGATTGAAACTTCATTCCCGCCGTCACTGAGCACGCAGGATGGTCTTTACACCACTATTATCCGTGGCCTGAACGAGAAGGGTGAAGCGGTCAGCGACGCGCGTCTGATTCGCTCTGTTAATCGTGAAATCAGCGTCTACAGTGAATACGATGAATTCCTGAAACTGGCGCACAACCCGGAAATGCGCTTTGTTTTCTCTAACACTACCGAAGCGGGTATCAGCTACCATGCGGGCGATAAATTCGATGACGCGCCAGCGGTAAGCTATCCGGCAAAACTGACCCGTCTGCTGTTTGAACGTTTCAGCCATTTCAACGGTGCGCAGGATAAAGGTTGGATCATCATTCCGTGTGAGTTGATCGACTACAATGGCGACGCGTTGCGTGAACTTGTGCTGCGCTATGCACAGGAATGGGCACTGCCAGAAGCATTTATTCAATGGCTGGATCAGGCTAACAGCTTCTGTTCTACGCTGGTGGACCGTATCGTTACCGGTTATCCGCGTGATGAAGTGACCAAACTGGAAGAAGAACTGGGTTATCACGATGGTTTCCTCGACACCGCTGAACACTTTTACCTGTTTGTGATTCAGGGGCCGAAATCCTTAGCGACTGAACTGCGTCTGGACAAATATCCGCTCAACGTGCTGATTGTTGATGATATTAAACCGTATAAAGAGCGCAAAGTTGCAATCCTCAACGGTGCACACACCGCATTGGTGCCGGTGGCATTCCAGGCAGGACTGGATACCGTAGGTGAAGCGATGAACGATGCTGAAATTTGCGCATTCGTTGAAAAAGCCATCTATGAAGAGATTATTCCGGTACTGGATCTGCCTCGTGAAGAACTGGAATCTTTCGCCAGTGCAGTCACCGGGCGTTTCCGTAACCCGTACATTAAGCATCAGCTGCTGTCTATCGCGCTCAACGGTATGACTAAGTTCCGCACCCGCATCCTGCCGCAGCTACTGGCAGGGCAGAAGGCAAACGGCACACTACCGGCGCGCCTTACTTTCGCATTAGCGGCATTGATTGCGTTCTATCGCGGTGAGCGTAATGGAGAAACATATCCGGTACAGGACGATGCGCACTGGCTGGAACGTTATCAGCAACTCTGGAGCCAGCATCGTGACGGTGTTATCGGTACCCAGGAACTGGTTGCTATAGTGTTGGCAGAAAAAGACCATTGGGAGCAGGACCTGACGCAAGTGCCAGGTCTGGTCGAGCTGGTTGCTAATGACCTGGATGCGATTCTCGAAAAAGGAATGCGTGAAGCGGTACGCCCGTTGTGCTAA
- a CDS encoding diguanylate cyclase: protein MQPDHTPIFRLFKEDNSLRNAFVIFALTTLFYFIGAKLRLVHELSLFWPLNGVMAGVFARYVWLNRLHYYAVSYVAMLVYDAMTTQWGWVSIVINLSNMVFIITVARLVARDKQLGKNKYEPVSALRLFNYCLIAALLCALVGAIGSDSIDSLSFGPLLADWFSEQFSTGVLIVPCMLTLALPRIVPRFKAEQLMPIVALIISVIASVVIGGAGSLAFPLPALIWCAVRYTPQVTCLLTFVTGAVEIVLVANSVINIAVASPFSIPQMFSARLGIATMAICPIMVSFSVAAINSLMKQVAQRADFDFLTQVYSRSGLYEALKKTELRGTQHITVMLLDIDYFKSINDSFGHECGDKVLSVFAKHVQKIVGNQGLVARMGGEEFAVVVPSLNAQEGLLLAEKIRKAVALHPFDWQQKTLYLTVSIGIGSGATRFETLTEVFDKLMVEADECLYRSKKEGRNRTSAMNYQQKAV from the coding sequence ATGCAACCTGACCATACCCCCATTTTCCGTTTGTTCAAGGAAGATAATTCATTACGTAACGCTTTTGTCATATTTGCGTTGACGACACTTTTTTATTTTATCGGTGCCAAACTTCGTCTTGTTCATGAACTCTCGCTCTTCTGGCCGTTGAACGGCGTGATGGCAGGGGTGTTTGCTCGCTATGTCTGGCTTAACCGACTTCATTATTACGCTGTCAGCTATGTCGCGATGCTGGTTTATGATGCGATGACAACGCAATGGGGGTGGGTGTCGATCGTTATCAATCTGTCCAATATGGTATTTATTATTACCGTTGCACGATTAGTCGCACGCGATAAGCAATTGGGTAAAAATAAATACGAACCAGTCAGTGCATTACGTTTATTTAATTATTGCCTGATTGCTGCCTTGTTATGTGCGCTGGTGGGGGCCATTGGTTCTGACAGTATCGATTCACTCTCATTTGGTCCTTTGTTGGCAGACTGGTTTAGTGAGCAATTTTCTACTGGCGTTCTTATTGTGCCGTGTATGTTGACGCTGGCGCTCCCGCGAATTGTTCCCCGATTTAAAGCTGAACAACTAATGCCGATAGTGGCGTTGATCATTTCGGTTATAGCCTCGGTGGTGATTGGCGGAGCAGGGAGTCTGGCGTTTCCATTGCCCGCATTGATCTGGTGTGCTGTGCGCTATACCCCACAGGTGACTTGTCTGCTGACGTTTGTTACGGGGGCTGTCGAAATTGTGCTGGTGGCAAACTCCGTGATCAATATTGCTGTGGCTTCACCATTCTCTATTCCGCAAATGTTTTCCGCTCGTTTGGGGATTGCCACGATGGCCATCTGCCCGATTATGGTTTCCTTTAGTGTGGCGGCCATCAACTCACTGATGAAACAGGTGGCGCAGCGGGCTGATTTTGATTTTCTGACGCAGGTCTATTCGCGCTCAGGATTATATGAAGCGCTTAAAAAAACCGAGCTGCGTGGCACGCAACATATAACGGTAATGTTGCTTGATATTGATTACTTCAAAAGCATTAACGACAGTTTCGGGCATGAGTGTGGCGATAAAGTATTGAGTGTTTTTGCGAAACACGTGCAAAAGATAGTGGGCAATCAAGGATTGGTGGCGCGCATGGGCGGTGAAGAGTTTGCTGTTGTCGTACCATCGCTTAATGCCCAGGAAGGTTTGCTGCTGGCAGAGAAAATCCGTAAAGCGGTGGCGCTACATCCTTTCGACTGGCAGCAGAAAACACTCTATCTGACAGTGAGTATTGGTATTGGTAGTGGGGCAACGCGCTTCGAAACACTGACGGAAGTCTTTGATAAGTTGATGGTGGAAGCAGATGAGTGTCTGTATCGCTCGAAAAAAGAGGGCCGTAATCGCACCAGCGCTATGAATTATCAACAAAAGGCTGTCTGA